The Aspergillus chevalieri M1 DNA, chromosome 5, nearly complete sequence genome includes a region encoding these proteins:
- a CDS encoding NmrA family NAD(P)-binding protein (COG:K;~EggNog:ENOG410PHQK;~InterPro:IPR036291,IPR008030;~PFAM:PF05368), translating to MKTIAVVNATGRQAASLIRVASAVGYLVRAQVHSLKGIIAQELQSLPNVTLFQGPLLDNDPLMDTLFHGAQLAFINTTSQAGDEVAIGRALADAAKRAGTIQHYIYSSMPDHSVHGPWPPVPLWAPKFTVENYVRQLELPATFVYAGIYNNNFTSLPYPLFQMELMSDGSFEWHAPFDPDVPLPWLDAEHDVGPTLLQIFKDGPKRWLGHRIALTFETLSPNQVCAAFSRALNRPCRYIRDSIEIKVNIPPGYREQLEALAIVFGECNAPYFPQPEFSQPAAGSPKGLGPAGGKGAGAGMMQGPGGVISLRVTDEARELWEGWRDMEEYAREVFPIEEEANGLDWML from the exons ATGAAAACCATCGCCGTCGTGAATGCCACCGGGCGCCAGGCCGCCTCCCTCATTCGCGTCGCCTCGGCTGTCGGCTACCTCGTCCGCGCCCAAGTCCACTCTCTCAAAGGAATCATCGCCCAGGAACTCCAGAGCCTCCCTAATGTCACTCTCTTCCAAGGCCCATTGCTCGACAATGACCCTCTAATGGACACCCTCTTCCACGGTGCCCAGCTCGCCTTCATCAACACCACCTCGCAAGCCGGCGACGAGGTAGCCATCGGCCGCGCCCTGGCCGACGCCGCCAAGCGCGCGGGCACCATCCAGCACTACATCTACAGCAGTATGCCTGATCATTCGGTGCATGGGCCGTGGCCGCCGGTGCCGCTATGGGCGCCGAAATTCACCGTGGAGAATTATGTGCGGCAGTTGGAGTTGCCTGCGACGTTTGTGTATGCGGGGATTTACAATAATAATTTTACCAGTCTGCCATATCCGCTGTTTCAGATGGAGCTGATGAGTGATGGGAGTTTCGAGTGGCATGCGCCATTTGATCCGGATGTGCCGCTGCCGTGGTTGGATGCTGAGCATGATGTTGGTCCGACGCTGTTGCAGATTTTCAAGGATGGGCCGAAGAGGTGGTTGGGTCATAG GATTGCTCTTACCTTTGAAACACTCTCCCCCAACCAAGTCTGCGCCGCTTTCAGTCGAGCGCTTAATCGCCCCTGCCGCTACATCCGTGATTCAATTGAAATCAAGGTCAACATTCCTCCTGGCTACCGAGAACAACTGGAAGCGCTTGCAATCGTCTTTGGCGAATGCAACGCCCCCTACTTCCCACAACCTGAATTCTCCCAACCAGCCGCCGGCTCTCCCAAAGGACTGGGTCCCGCTGGCGGCAAGGGCGCGGGTGCTGGCATGATGCAAGGTCCCGGCGGTGTCATTTCGCTTCGCGTGACTGACGAGGCGCGTGAGCTGTGGGAGGGATGGCGCGACATGGAAGAGTATGCGCGCGAGGTGTTTCCAATTGAAGAAGAGGCGAATGGACTGGATTGGATGCTTTAG
- a CDS encoding putative lysophospholipase (COG:E;~EggNog:ENOG410PH5F;~InterPro:IPR036152,IPR006034,IPR002110,IPR041725, IPR036770,IPR040919,IPR027474,IPR027473,IPR020683, IPR037152;~PFAM:PF00023,PF00710,PF17763,PF13857,PF12796;~go_function: GO:0005515 - protein binding [Evidence IEA]): protein MTEEIESRVLLIMTGGTICMRQSPNGFVPARDFQEHCLAPMPTFNDGSPSTSIEVIVDNADGKGHEAKDYTSLRTPQTAYGRKVRYTVYEFPELLDSSSIDAKGWTEIAQTIERNYTHFDGFVVLHGTDSLAYTCSALSFMLQNLGKPVVLTGSQSPMLELQNDATENLLGSLVVAGHFMIPEVCLYFNNRLFRGNRCIKVAASDFAAFESPNYAPLAVTNSTRTNVNWEIVRRPRGIGAFGIRTDLDTRHVACLRIFPGIQPEMVDAVLRLEGLRGLVLETFGAGNAPHGQDNAMTKVLADAIGRGIVIVNVTQCLTGSVSPVYAPGMSLSRAGVVAGLDMTTEAALTKLAYLLAIPECTPESIAKDMAVSLRGELTEISQPVFRHPDGELSERAQTLTMLGYAIARGDLQRVEVIVKMEHHWLLNDADYSGNTPIHIASTSPSLEVLEYLLRQGGSVHLRNNQNRTPLFLAANAGMGEHVKLLRQSGAHLHSDERAAAEVLAQPRPEIWGEAGLYE, encoded by the exons ATGACCGAAGAAATCGAATCCCgcgtcctcctcatcatgACCGGCGGCACAATCTGCATGCGTCAGTCGCCAAACGGCTTCGTCCCCGCGCGGGATTTCCAAGAACACTGTCTAGCGCCCATGCCCACGTTCAACGACGGCTCTCCTTCGACCTCGATAGAAGTCATCGTCGACAATGCCGATGGCAAAGGCCACGAGGCCAAGGACTACACAAGCCTGCGGACCCCGCAGACAGCCTACGGCCGCAAAGTGCGCTACACGGTCTACGAGTTCCCGGAGTTGCTGGATAGTAGCTCGATCGATGCGAAAGGGTGGACGGAGATCGCGCAGACGATCGAGCGGAACTACACCCACTTTGACGGGTTCGTGGTGCTGCATGGCACGGATAGCCTGGCGTATACGTGCTCTGCGCTGAGTTTCATGCTGCAGAACCTGGGGAAACCGGTTGTGTTGACGGGGTCGCAGTCGCCGATGCTGGAGTTGCAGAACGATGCGACGGAGAATTTACTGGGGTCGTTGGTTGTCGCGGGACACTTTATGATTCCCGAGGTGTGTTTGTATTTCAATAATCGGCTGTTCCGGGGGAATCGGTGCATCAAGGTTGCGGCGAGTGACTTTGCGGCGTTTGAGTCGCCGAACTATGCGCCTCTGGCTGTGACGAATTCGACGCGCACGAATGTTAACTGGGAGATTGTGAGACGGCCGCGCGGGATCGGGGCGTTTGGGATCCGCACGGATCTGGATACGAGACATGTTGCTTGTCTGCGGATCTTCCCTGGGATTCAGCCGGAGATGGTGGATGCGGTGCTGAGACTGGAGGGGCTGAGGGGTCTTGTGCTGGAGACGTTTGGGGCGGGGAATGCGCCGCATGGGCAGGATAACGCCATGACCAAGGTGTTGGCGGATGCGATTGGGAGAGGGATTGTGATTGTGAATGTTACCCAATGCCTCACAGGGAGTGTGAGCCCCGTGTACGCGCCTGGAATGAGTCTTTCGCGTGCCGGCGTGGTAGCCGGTCTGGATATGACTACCGAAGCCGCGCTCACCAAACTGGCTTATCTCCTGGCAATCCCTGAATGTACACCCGAGTCCATTGCCAAGGACATGGCCGTGTCGCTCCGCGGAGAACTAACCGAGATCTCGCAGCCGGTGTTCCGCCATCCGGATGGGGAACTGTCGGAACGGGCGCAGACGCTCACGATGCTGGGGTATGCGATCGCTCGCGGAGATTTGCAGCGGGTAGAGGTGATAGTCAAGATGGAGCATCATTGGTTGCTGAATGATGCGGATTACTCGGGAAATACGCCTATC CACATCGCATCCACATCGCCCTCCCTGGAGGTACTCGAATACCTCCTCCGACAAGGCGGCTCGGTTCACCTGCGCAATAACCAGAACCGCACGCCATTGTTCCTGGCTGCGAATGCTGGGATGGGAGAGCATGTCAAACTACTGCGACAGTCCGGGGCACATCTGCATTCGGACGAGCGGGCTGCGGCGGAGGTGTTGGCGCAACCGCGGCCGGAGATCTGGGGAGAAGCGGGATTGTACGAGTAG
- a CDS encoding putative choline transport protein Ctr (COG:E;~EggNog:ENOG410PG14;~InterPro:IPR002293;~PFAM:PF00324,PF13520;~TransMembrane:12 (i44-63o83-104i125-148o168-188i200-221o241-265i277-299o328-351i382-400o406-429i441-466o478-498i);~go_component: GO:0016020 - membrane [Evidence IEA];~go_function: GO:0022857 - transmembrane transporter activity [Evidence IEA];~go_process: GO:0055085 - transmembrane transport [Evidence IEA]) yields MSDLDIEKKPSVKPASSENASGADDNDAMKLAEMGYTQDLQRNFSVLSLVGIAFCMSNSWFGISASLITGISSGGTVLLVYGLIWISFVSLCVGSSLSELASAMPNAGGQYFWASQLAPRKYARFASYLTGWFGYAGAIFACASVALSLAQGVVGMWKLGHPDFTIEAWHTVVVYQLINFVCYLFNCWGKTLPLVAKATLYISLISFFVILITVPACASSHQSGHYVFAQFVNSTGWKSDGMAFIVGLINPNWIFACLDSATHMAEEVPQPERNIPIAILATVGIGFTTSWFYCISMFFSLKDLSKLINSATEVPILELYYQALDNTAGAIVLETLLVVTGMGCLIACHTWQSRLVWSFARDRGVPGHQWISKVNKTLDVPLVSHSVSCFIVGVLGLLYLGSSTAFNSMVTACITLLYISYTTPILCLWYRGRNNIRHGPFWLGTWGLVANIVTLLWTVFCLVMYSFPSTMPVSTGNMNYVCAVYGVVVFILLVDWFVRGRRSYRGVQESQGEGVLLNQSHCH; encoded by the exons ATGAGCGACCTTGATATAGAAAAGAAGCCGAGCGTCAAGCCCGCATCCAGCGAAAATGCCTCCGGTGCCGATGACAACGATGCCATGAAACTGGCCGAGATGGGTTACACCCAAGACCTGCAACGCAACTTCTCAGTTCTGTCCCTGGTCGGTATTGCCTTTTGCATGTCCAACTCCTGGTTCGGTATCTCTGCCTCGTTGATTACTGGTATCAGCTCCGGAGGCACTGTTCTCCTGGTGTATGGATTAATCTGGATCTCTTTTGTCTCGCTCTGTGTGGGCTCGTCGTTGTCTGAATTGGCCAGTGCCATGCCCAACGCTGGCGGACAGTACTTCTGGGCCAGTCAGTTGGCTCCTCGGAAATATGCCCGTTTTGCTTCCTACCTCACCGGCTGGTTTGGCTACGCCGGTGCTATTTTTGCCTGTGCTAGTGTGGCTCTCAGTTTGGCTCAAGGTGTTGTGGGAATGTGGAAACTTGGTCATCCTGATTT TACAATCGAAGCATGGCATACCGTCGTGGTCTACCAACTGATCAACTTCGTTTGCTACCTATTCAACTGCTGGGGCAAGACCCTGCCGTTGGTGGCCAAGGCGACCCTGTACATCTCGTTGATCTCGTTCTTCGTCATCCTGATCACTGTCCCTGCCTGTGCTAGCAGCCACCAGAGCGGCCACTACGTCTTCGCACAGTTTGTCAACTCGACCGGCTGGAAGTCCGACGGCATGGCCTTCATTGTTGGTCTCATCAACCCGAACTGGATCTTCGCCTGTCTTGACTCTGCCACGCACATGGCCGAGGAAGTGCCTCAGCCAGAGCGCAATATCCCCATTGCCATTCTAGCCACCGTGGGCATTGGTTTCACCACCTCGTGGTTCTACTGCATCTCCATGTTCTTCAGTCTCAAGGACCTGAGCAAGCTCATCAACTCGGCCACTGAGGTCCCCATCCTGGAACTCTACTACCAGGCCCTGGACAACACGGCTGGCGCTATCGTTCTTGAGACGCTGCTTGTTGTCACGGGGATGGGCTGTCTCATTGCCTGCCACACCTGGCAGTCGCGTCTTGTGTGGTCATTCGCCCGTGATCGCGGCGTTCCGGGACACCAGTGGATTTCCAAAGTCAACAAGACGCTTGACGTGCCGCTGGTGTCGCACAGCGTTAGCTGCTTCATTGTCGGCGTTCTCGGTCTTCTCTACCTTGGATCGTCGACCGCGTTCAACAGTATGGTGACTGCGTGCATTACTCTGCTGTACATCTCGTACACGACCCCGATCCTATGTCTCTGGTACCGCGGGCGCAACAACATCCGCCACGGACCTTTCTGGCTGGGAACCTGGGGTCTGGTCGCCAACATTGTCACTCTGCTCTGGACGGTTTTCTGTCTGGTGATGTACTCGTTCCCGTCGACCATGCCTGTTTCTACTGGCA ACATGAACTACGTCTGCGCGGTGTACGGTGTGGTCGTGTTCATCCTTCTCGTAGACTGGTTCGTGCGGGGCCGTCGCTCGTACAGGGGAGTGCAGGAGTCGCAAGGCGAGGGTGTACTCCTCAACCAGTCGCATTGCCATTAA